One window of Hoplias malabaricus isolate fHopMal1 chromosome 16, fHopMal1.hap1, whole genome shotgun sequence genomic DNA carries:
- the LOC136672068 gene encoding adhesion G-protein coupled receptor G2-like translates to MRKLEFALMAVVLLFSGSGVTQSSLPPDCNEYNGEVKNTQGCSVNTPINITDTQKFMKGVNCSLRINNQSTIMRSIQNLEDALEYTDISESESITEGDLTAFLHKADKSIRNLTIYANDTVANASEVMNSIVQVFLPEEIVEGIDNTTVFCMITSPQQFGALNISDGRIIGVSISGKNVTHLTSPVVLTVHVTPVTDKQPRCAFYNFTSSAYEFTGCSTKWTKGDGIVYCSCYHLTYFAVLMMSPENVSSTDQKILTYITLIGCSLSLLFLVITVVLYFIKCSQKTSAAGDHSMQVHISLAGALILLNGHFLVNDLATKAPTACIYVAVLLHYSMVATFTWTAIEGFHLYLLFLRVFNIYIRRYLLKLSLVGWGVPAVVVILIFIIDKGVYMNVGSGNNSSGCYISNDIVKYVTVLGFFCVIFVFNLVMSVVVTRTIFLKRPEMPGQRKRKAKDICTFLGINCLLGISWGLIFLSFGKGSTIGLYLFCIFNSLLGVFIFIWFCISKSAHSENQSNVSTHSTNN, encoded by the exons ATGAGAAAGTTGGAGTTTGCTTTAATGGCTGTCGTTCTGCTGTTCTCTGGGTCAGGAGTCACCCAAAGCTCACTTCCCCCAGACTGTAATGAGTATAATGGCG AGGTGAAAAACACTCAAGGCTGCAGTGTCAACACACCCATTAATATTACTGATACTCAGAAATTCATGAAAGGGGTTAACTGTAGCTTGAGAATAAATAACCAGAGTACAATAATGAG GTCGATCCAGAACTTGGAGGACGCACTGGAATACACTGACATTTCTGAGTCAGAATCCATCACTGAAGGAGATCTCACTGCATTTCTGCACAAAGCAGATAAAAGCATCAGAAATCTTACAATTTATGCCAATGACACTGTG GCAAATGCTTCAGAGGTCATGAACAGTATAGTGCAGGTCTTCCTACCCGAGGAAATCGTCGAAGGAATTGACAACACAACAGTCTTCTGTATGATAACATCACCTCAGCAGTTTGGG GCACTTAATATTTCAGATGGCCGAATTATCGGTGTGAGCATCAGCGGAAAAAACGTGACACATCTGACGTCCCCTGTGGTTCTCACAGTACATGTGACACCAGTT acagacaaacagccAAGGTGTGCATTTTACAACTTCACCTCCTCTG CATATGAATTCACAGGATGTTCAACAAAATGGACAAAAGGAGATGGGATTGTTTATTGCTCATGTTATCACCTGACCTATTTTGCAGTGCTAATG ATGTCACCTGAAAATGTTTCCAGTACAGACCAAAAGATTCTCACCTACATCACTTTGATTGGATGCAGTTTGTCTTTGCTCTTCCTGGTGATCACCGTTGTCCTCTACTTTATAAAATG cTCTCAGAAAACGTCTGCTGCAGGAGATCATTCTATGCAGGTGCACATTAGCCTGGCTGGGGCTCTTATTCTGTTAAATGGGCATTTCTTAGTAAATGATCTGGCTACAAAAGCGCCCACTGCATGTATCTACGTGGCTGTTCTACTTCATTACTCTATGGTGGCCACTTTCACCTGGACAGCCATCGAAGGATTCCACCTGTACCTGCTGTTTCTGCGGGTTTTCAACATCTACATCAGGAGATACCTGCTCAAATTAAGCCTGGTGGGCTGGG GTGTCCCTGCTGTTGTGGTTATTTTGATTTTCATCATCGACAAAGGTGTGTACATGAATGTGGGTTCAGGGAACAACAGCTCTGG ATGCTACATCTCCAATGACATAGTGAAATATGTCACTGTACTGGGCTTCTTCTGTGTGATATTTGTCTTTAACTTGGTCATGTCTGTGGTGGTTACACGGACCATCTTTTTAAAGCGTCCTGAGATGCCAGGCCAACGGAAACGCAAGGCCAAGGACATCTGCACATTTCTGGGCATCAACTGTCTCCTGGGCATCTCCTGGGGCCTGATCTTCCTATCCTTCGGAAAGGGTTCTACCATTGGCCTTTACCTCTTCTGTATATTTAACTCATTGCTGG GAGTTTTCATCTTCATATGGTTCTGCATTTCCAAATCAGCACACAGTGAAAATCAATCTAATGTTAGCACACATTCAACCAATAACTGA